Proteins found in one Paenibacillus dendritiformis genomic segment:
- the uvrA gene encoding excinuclease ABC subunit UvrA — MASEHIVIKGARAHNLKNIDVTIPRDKFVVLTGLSGSGKSSLAFDTIYAEGQRRYVESLSAYARQFLGQMEKPDVDSIDGLSPAISIDQKTTSRNPRSTVGTVTEIYDYLRLLYARIGRPHCPVHGLEITSQTVEQMVDRIMAYPERTRLQILAPVISGRKGEHKGVFADIQKQGFVRVRVDGEIRDVSETIELEKNRKHNIEVVVDRIVVKDDVQTRLADSIETALHMSGGRIIVDIIGEEELVFSSNLACPECGFSIDELSPRMFSFNSPFGACPDCDGLGVKMIVDPELLVPDSQKTIEDGAFEAWAGSTSNYYPQFLQAVCEHYSIPTDVPVSQLEPEQMTKLLHGTGGEKVRFRYENDFGHKKEAQVAFEGIIHNLERRYRETASEGIREHIEGFMSAKPCGTCKGHRLRKESLAVTINDQNMAYVTALSIGEAQRFFSGLELTEKEQLIAHLILKEINARLGFLVNVGLDYLTLSRAAGTLSGGEAQRIRLATQIGSSLMGVLYILDEPSIGLHQRDNDRLIQTLEHMRDLGNTLIVVEHDEDTMLAADHIIDIGPGAGIHGGQVIAEGTPEEIMKDKHSLTGQYLSGRKFIPVPAKRRAPDGRWLEIVGAKENNLRSVNVKFPLGVFTAVTGVSGSGKSTLVNEILYKTLARDLNRAKVRPGQYKEIRGLDHIDKVVDIDQSPIGRTPRSNPATYTGVFDDIRDLFSTTNEAKIRGYKKGRFSFNVKGGRCEACRGDGIIKIEMHFLPDVYVPCEVCKGKRYNRETLEVKYKGKSIADVLELTIEDAAEFFQNVPRIHRKIQTLLDVGLGYMKLGQPATTLSGGEAQRVKLAAELHRRSTGKTFYILDEPTTGLHVADIDRLLQVLHRLVDSGETVLVIEHNLDVIKTADYLVDLGPEGGSGGGTIVATGTPEQVVKVAGSYTGRYLKPILERDRERTAQLETACSVAQEA; from the coding sequence TTGGCGAGTGAACATATCGTGATCAAAGGGGCGAGGGCCCACAACCTGAAAAATATTGATGTAACGATTCCGCGCGACAAGTTCGTCGTGCTCACCGGATTGAGCGGCTCGGGCAAATCCTCGTTGGCGTTCGATACGATTTATGCCGAAGGCCAGCGCCGCTATGTGGAGTCGCTCTCCGCCTATGCGCGCCAGTTCCTCGGGCAGATGGAGAAGCCGGACGTAGATTCGATTGACGGCCTGTCGCCCGCCATCTCCATCGACCAGAAGACGACGAGCCGCAACCCGCGTTCCACCGTCGGAACGGTAACGGAGATTTACGACTATTTGCGGCTGTTGTACGCGCGGATTGGGCGGCCCCACTGCCCGGTGCACGGCCTCGAGATTACGTCGCAGACGGTTGAGCAGATGGTGGACCGCATTATGGCGTATCCGGAGCGGACCCGGCTGCAGATTCTGGCGCCGGTCATCTCCGGGCGCAAGGGCGAGCATAAGGGCGTTTTCGCCGACATTCAGAAGCAGGGCTTCGTGCGGGTTCGCGTAGACGGCGAGATTCGTGACGTGTCGGAGACGATCGAGCTGGAGAAGAACCGGAAGCATAATATTGAAGTGGTCGTCGACCGGATTGTCGTGAAGGACGATGTGCAGACCCGGCTAGCTGACTCGATCGAGACGGCTCTCCATATGTCGGGCGGGCGGATTATTGTCGATATCATCGGCGAAGAAGAGCTGGTCTTCAGCTCGAATCTGGCTTGTCCAGAGTGCGGCTTCAGCATTGATGAGCTGTCGCCGCGGATGTTCTCCTTCAACAGTCCGTTCGGCGCCTGCCCGGATTGCGACGGACTCGGGGTCAAGATGATCGTTGACCCCGAGCTGCTGGTTCCGGATTCACAGAAGACGATCGAAGACGGCGCGTTCGAGGCATGGGCAGGCAGCACGTCGAACTACTACCCGCAGTTCCTGCAGGCGGTATGCGAGCATTACAGCATACCGACAGACGTGCCCGTGTCGCAGTTGGAGCCGGAGCAGATGACGAAGCTGCTGCACGGCACGGGGGGAGAGAAGGTGCGCTTCCGCTACGAGAACGACTTCGGTCACAAGAAGGAAGCGCAGGTGGCGTTCGAAGGGATTATTCATAACCTGGAACGGCGTTACCGCGAGACGGCATCGGAAGGCATCCGCGAACATATTGAAGGTTTCATGAGCGCCAAGCCATGCGGTACCTGCAAAGGGCATCGGTTGCGGAAGGAAAGTCTCGCCGTGACTATCAATGATCAAAATATGGCGTATGTCACGGCGCTCTCTATCGGGGAGGCGCAGCGCTTCTTCTCGGGTCTGGAACTGACGGAGAAGGAGCAGCTGATCGCCCATCTCATTCTGAAAGAGATCAATGCCCGGCTTGGCTTCCTGGTGAACGTCGGGCTGGATTACTTGACGCTGAGCCGCGCGGCGGGAACGCTGTCCGGCGGCGAAGCGCAGCGCATACGGCTCGCGACCCAGATCGGCTCCAGCTTGATGGGCGTGCTGTATATTTTGGACGAGCCGAGCATCGGGCTGCATCAACGCGACAACGATCGCTTGATTCAGACGCTGGAGCATATGCGCGATCTTGGCAACACGCTTATCGTCGTCGAGCATGACGAGGACACGATGCTTGCGGCGGACCATATTATCGATATCGGTCCGGGCGCCGGCATTCACGGCGGGCAGGTTATTGCCGAAGGGACGCCGGAAGAGATCATGAAGGACAAGCATTCGCTTACCGGCCAATATTTGAGCGGGCGCAAGTTCATTCCGGTACCTGCGAAGCGCCGCGCGCCAGACGGCAGATGGCTCGAAATCGTCGGCGCCAAGGAGAACAATCTGCGCAGCGTGAACGTGAAGTTCCCGCTTGGCGTGTTCACGGCGGTGACCGGCGTATCCGGCTCCGGTAAATCGACGCTGGTGAACGAAATTCTGTATAAGACCTTGGCTAGAGATCTGAACCGGGCGAAGGTGCGTCCGGGCCAGTACAAGGAGATCCGCGGTCTCGATCATATCGACAAGGTCGTCGATATCGACCAGTCGCCGATCGGGCGGACGCCGCGCTCCAACCCGGCGACGTATACTGGCGTGTTCGACGATATCCGCGATCTGTTCTCGACGACGAATGAAGCGAAGATTCGCGGCTATAAGAAGGGCCGCTTCAGCTTCAACGTCAAGGGCGGCCGCTGCGAGGCATGCCGGGGCGACGGAATTATCAAGATTGAGATGCACTTCCTGCCGGATGTATACGTTCCTTGCGAGGTGTGCAAAGGCAAACGATACAACCGGGAGACGCTGGAAGTGAAATATAAAGGCAAGAGCATCGCTGATGTGCTGGAGCTGACGATCGAGGATGCGGCGGAGTTCTTCCAGAACGTGCCGCGCATTCATCGCAAAATCCAGACGCTGCTCGATGTCGGGCTCGGCTACATGAAGCTTGGCCAGCCGGCGACAACGCTGTCCGGTGGCGAAGCACAGCGGGTGAAGCTCGCGGCGGAGCTGCATCGCCGCAGCACAGGCAAGACATTTTACATTCTCGATGAGCCGACGACCGGTCTGCATGTCGCGGATATCGACCGTCTGCTGCAGGTGTTGCATCGCCTGGTGGATTCCGGCGAGACGGTGCTCGTAATCGAGCATAACCTCGACGTGATCAAGACAGCCGATTACTTGGTCGACCTCGGCCCGGAAGGCGGCAGCGGCGGCGGCACGATTGTGGCGACCGGCACGCCGGAGCAGGTCGTGAAGGTGGCAGGTTCCTACACGGGCCGTTACTTGAAGCCGATTCTGGAACGGGACCGGGAGCGGACCGCGCAGCTGGAGACGGCCTGCAGCGTGGCGCAGGAGGCATAA
- the uvrB gene encoding excinuclease ABC subunit UvrB, which translates to MAEWEVLTKPFELVSEFAPQGDQPGAIDKLVEGVHEGKRHQTLLGATGTGKTFTIAQTIAKLNKPTLVIAHNKTLAAQLCSEFQEFFPNNAVSYFVSYYDYYQPEAYIPSSDTYIEKDSSINEEIDKLRHSATSSLFERRDVIIVASVSCIYGLGSPMEYGNLVLSLRTGMEKPRNAILAKLVDIQYQRNDLNFIRGTFRVRGDVIEIFPASKSEHAVRVELFGDEIERITEIDVLTGEIIGERDHIAIFPASHFVTAEETMKIALKNIERELEERLEELRSQGKLLEAQRLEQRTRYDIEMMQEMGFCSGIENYSGPLTFREPGATPYTLMDYFPDDFLVVVDESHVTLPQIRGMYNGDRARKEVLVEHGFRLPSALDNRPLRFEEFESKVPQAIYVSATPGPYELEHCPTMIQQIIRPTGLLDPVVEVRPTKGQIDDLLEEIRLRLKKDERVLVTTLTKKMAEDLTDYLKEIGIKVRYLHSDVKTLERMMLLRDLRLGVYDVLIGINLLREGLDLPEVSLVAILDADKEGFLRAERSLIQTIGRAARNAEGHVIMYADKMTESMDKAIKETERRRTIQMAYNEKHGITPQTIRKKIREVIEATKTAESKTGYDVSASVDKMSKKDRQSVIQRLEKEMKDAAKNLQFERAAELRDALMELRAMD; encoded by the coding sequence ATGGCGGAATGGGAAGTGTTGACGAAGCCGTTTGAGCTGGTATCGGAATTTGCGCCACAGGGGGATCAGCCGGGAGCGATCGACAAGCTGGTCGAAGGCGTGCATGAAGGCAAGCGCCATCAGACATTGCTTGGAGCGACGGGCACGGGGAAGACATTCACGATTGCCCAGACGATCGCCAAGCTGAACAAACCGACGCTGGTCATTGCCCACAACAAGACGTTGGCGGCCCAGTTGTGCAGCGAATTCCAGGAATTTTTCCCGAACAACGCTGTATCCTACTTCGTCAGCTATTACGATTACTATCAGCCGGAAGCGTACATTCCGTCTTCCGATACGTATATTGAGAAGGATTCGAGCATCAACGAGGAGATCGACAAGCTGCGCCACTCGGCGACGAGCTCGTTGTTCGAGCGGCGAGACGTTATTATCGTCGCCAGCGTGTCATGCATCTATGGCTTGGGATCTCCGATGGAATACGGGAATCTGGTCCTGTCCTTGCGGACGGGGATGGAGAAGCCGCGCAATGCGATTCTGGCCAAGCTGGTCGATATTCAGTATCAGCGCAACGATCTGAACTTCATCCGGGGCACGTTCCGGGTGCGCGGCGATGTCATTGAGATCTTCCCGGCCTCGAAGAGCGAGCATGCCGTCCGCGTTGAGCTGTTCGGGGATGAGATCGAGCGTATCACCGAGATTGACGTGCTCACAGGCGAGATTATCGGCGAGCGCGATCATATCGCGATCTTCCCGGCATCTCACTTCGTTACGGCGGAGGAGACGATGAAGATCGCATTGAAAAATATCGAGCGCGAGCTGGAGGAGCGGCTCGAGGAGCTGCGGAGCCAGGGCAAGCTGCTGGAAGCGCAGCGGCTCGAGCAGCGCACCCGGTACGACATCGAGATGATGCAGGAGATGGGCTTCTGCTCCGGCATCGAGAACTATTCCGGACCGTTGACGTTCCGGGAGCCCGGGGCGACGCCGTATACGCTGATGGACTACTTCCCGGATGATTTCCTCGTCGTCGTCGATGAGTCGCACGTGACGCTGCCGCAGATTCGGGGCATGTACAACGGGGACCGGGCGCGGAAGGAAGTGCTCGTGGAGCACGGGTTCCGGCTGCCTTCGGCCTTGGACAACCGGCCGCTTCGCTTCGAGGAATTCGAATCGAAGGTGCCGCAGGCCATCTATGTCTCGGCGACGCCGGGTCCTTATGAGCTGGAGCATTGCCCGACGATGATCCAGCAGATTATCCGGCCGACCGGCTTGCTTGATCCGGTCGTCGAGGTGCGGCCGACGAAGGGGCAGATCGACGATCTCCTTGAAGAGATTCGCCTGCGCCTGAAGAAGGACGAACGGGTGCTGGTCACCACCTTGACGAAGAAGATGGCCGAGGATCTGACCGATTATTTGAAGGAAATCGGAATCAAGGTCCGCTATCTTCACTCGGACGTCAAGACGCTGGAGCGGATGATGCTGCTTCGCGATTTGCGTCTTGGGGTATATGATGTGCTAATCGGGATTAACCTGCTAAGAGAAGGGCTCGATCTGCCGGAAGTGTCGCTTGTTGCCATATTGGATGCGGATAAGGAAGGATTCCTGCGCGCCGAGCGATCGCTCATTCAGACGATCGGGCGGGCGGCCCGGAATGCCGAGGGCCACGTCATCATGTACGCGGACAAGATGACCGAATCCATGGATAAGGCGATAAAGGAGACGGAGCGCCGCCGGACCATTCAGATGGCGTATAACGAGAAGCACGGCATTACGCCGCAGACGATTCGCAAGAAAATCCGCGAAGTCATCGAGGCGACGAAGACGGCGGAATCGAAGACGGGCTACGATGTCAGCGCGTCAGTGGATAAGATGTCGAAGAAGGATCGCCAGTCGGTCATTCAGCGGCTGGAGAAGGAAATGAAGGATGCGGCCAAGAACCTGCAGTTCGAGCGTGCGGCTGAACTGCGCGACGCCTTGATGGAATTGCGGGCGATGGATTAG
- a CDS encoding flagellar motor protein produces MDKTTVIGIIAGLAALIGGFLWEGGNIGGLWEKTAALIVIGGTIAAVVVSFPGKRLRSIPQALKMAFAHRAPQPEKLIDDIVALSTVARREGMLSLEDTVQRHENEYLRSGMMMVIDGTEPELVKQMLELEMDAIAEKHEGYAKIFEAAGGFAPTMGILGTVMGLIHVLGSLNDPSMLGPSIAVAFTATLYGVATANVIYLPIASKIKERSADDIRIMEMMEYGILAVQAGENPQIVRKKLSSFLLAEDAFESLKADPLMKRGMIHETQK; encoded by the coding sequence ATGGATAAAACGACAGTCATCGGGATTATCGCAGGATTAGCCGCGCTCATCGGCGGTTTCTTGTGGGAAGGCGGAAATATTGGCGGCCTATGGGAAAAAACGGCGGCGCTCATCGTTATCGGCGGTACCATCGCCGCAGTCGTCGTCAGCTTCCCGGGCAAGCGGCTCCGCAGCATTCCCCAGGCGCTGAAGATGGCCTTCGCGCACCGCGCGCCGCAGCCGGAGAAGCTCATTGACGATATCGTGGCCCTGAGCACGGTAGCCCGCCGCGAAGGAATGCTGTCCCTGGAAGACACAGTGCAGCGGCACGAGAATGAATATTTGCGAAGCGGCATGATGATGGTCATCGACGGCACGGAACCGGAGCTGGTGAAGCAGATGCTTGAGCTCGAGATGGACGCGATAGCCGAGAAGCACGAAGGCTATGCCAAAATATTCGAAGCCGCCGGCGGCTTCGCCCCGACGATGGGGATCCTCGGTACGGTCATGGGACTGATTCACGTCCTCGGCAGCCTGAACGATCCTTCCATGCTCGGACCTTCGATTGCCGTCGCCTTCACGGCAACCCTGTATGGCGTAGCAACCGCCAACGTCATCTATCTGCCTATCGCGAGCAAGATTAAAGAGCGGAGCGCGGACGACATACGCATCATGGAGATGATGGAGTACGGCATTCTCGCCGTTCAGGCGGGAGAGAACCCGCAGATTGTCCGCAAAAAGCTGAGCTCCTTCCTGCTGGCCGAGGATGCGTTCGAGTCGCTCAAGGCGGATCCGTTGATGAAGCGGGGGATGATCCATGAGACGCAGAAGTAG
- a CDS encoding OmpA/MotB family protein: MRRRSRQRAQETTNHERWLITYADLITLLLIFFVIMYAMSQVDAVKYQSLSETLQQSFKSGNTPMDQGAGLLDGAYTKPSQNGAMKTAEDGGSGEVKEEKPVAIGVLTDKDLAFRKQEEQLKNFMGVIQQYINENDLGGQIEVTDIPKGISIRLSDRLLFDLSRAELKDKALPTLDKLATLLPQLDTMVSIEGHTDNLPFASGGRYKDNWELSAARALSVLRFFVDDKKLDADQFQIAGYGETRPVVDNDTEEHRQQNRRVEIIVLRSMVQ; this comes from the coding sequence ATGAGACGCAGAAGTAGACAACGGGCCCAGGAGACCACCAATCATGAACGTTGGCTTATCACCTATGCCGATTTGATTACGTTGCTGCTCATTTTCTTCGTTATTATGTACGCCATGAGCCAGGTAGACGCCGTCAAGTACCAGTCGCTGTCCGAGACGCTCCAGCAATCGTTCAAGAGCGGCAACACCCCGATGGACCAAGGCGCGGGGCTCCTGGACGGAGCCTATACGAAGCCCAGCCAGAACGGAGCGATGAAGACCGCCGAGGACGGGGGCTCCGGGGAAGTCAAGGAAGAGAAGCCGGTCGCCATCGGCGTGCTGACCGACAAGGACTTGGCGTTCCGCAAGCAGGAAGAACAGCTGAAGAACTTCATGGGAGTCATTCAGCAGTACATCAACGAGAACGATCTGGGCGGTCAGATTGAAGTGACGGATATCCCCAAAGGGATCTCGATTCGGCTCAGCGACCGGCTGCTGTTCGATTTGAGCCGCGCCGAGCTGAAGGACAAAGCCTTGCCGACTCTCGACAAGCTGGCTACCCTGCTGCCGCAGCTGGACACGATGGTCAGCATCGAAGGGCATACGGACAATCTGCCGTTCGCTTCCGGCGGACGCTACAAGGACAATTGGGAGTTGTCCGCAGCCCGGGCCCTGTCCGTCCTCCGCTTCTTCGTCGATGACAAGAAGCTGGACGCCGACCAGTTCCAGATCGCGGGCTATGGCGAGACGCGGCCGGTTGTGGATAATGACACGGAAGAGCACCGCCAACAGAACCGGCGGGTGGAGATTATCGTGCTGCGCAGCATGGTGCAGTAG
- a CDS encoding PDZ domain-containing protein has translation MDLLTEIGVHLAEALLQWLLSPFYWVSILFIALIYRRQMLLERRLFAVKMHSWIEHTWHAWLGGLLAGLAVSAAAIGLGISFTAEVILALWAVALLLLLFRVRFLCLAYSGGVLALAQFALNAFALAWAPEGFLAPFVAAIREMDAAGLLILVALLHAAEAWLIRKQAARMAGPLFMESKRGRIVGAYQMQSLWPIPLLLLFPSVTTGTPLPWTPLLGTGWEQGWTLIAFPVVIGFSELTFTRLPQEKAAVSASRLFAYAAILLALGLAASWWRPLVPLAAIAALGLHEALIWFSRREENERSPVFTHDPLGLRVLAVLPGSPAEALGIRIGEVIAKANGVPVRTKEQLHQALRANAAFCKLEVYNRDGEVRFLQRALYAGEHHQLGVLLAPDDRVAFVAVTRQPSLFALLRMPWTKLKTMLGRPEPAAEAEQPGLGAADAPETKPADSSAT, from the coding sequence GTGGACCTCCTTACGGAAATTGGCGTTCATTTGGCGGAAGCGCTGCTTCAGTGGCTGCTGTCGCCTTTTTATTGGGTATCCATTCTATTTATTGCACTCATCTATCGCAGGCAGATGCTGCTCGAGCGAAGGCTGTTCGCGGTGAAGATGCACAGCTGGATCGAGCATACGTGGCATGCCTGGCTGGGCGGGCTGCTGGCGGGTCTCGCCGTCTCGGCCGCGGCGATCGGCCTGGGCATCTCCTTCACGGCGGAAGTGATACTAGCGCTCTGGGCGGTTGCGCTGCTGCTCTTATTATTCCGCGTCCGGTTCTTATGTCTTGCATACTCGGGGGGCGTGCTCGCGCTGGCGCAGTTCGCGCTGAACGCGTTCGCCCTGGCCTGGGCGCCGGAAGGCTTCCTCGCGCCGTTCGTGGCCGCCATCCGGGAGATGGATGCGGCCGGGCTGCTCATCCTGGTGGCGCTGCTGCACGCGGCGGAAGCCTGGCTTATCCGCAAGCAGGCCGCACGCATGGCCGGCCCGTTGTTCATGGAGAGCAAGCGGGGCCGGATTGTCGGCGCCTACCAGATGCAGAGCCTGTGGCCGATTCCACTGCTGCTGCTCTTTCCGTCGGTGACGACGGGAACGCCGCTTCCATGGACGCCGCTCCTCGGCACGGGATGGGAGCAGGGCTGGACGCTGATCGCGTTCCCGGTCGTCATCGGCTTCTCCGAGCTGACGTTCACCCGTCTGCCGCAGGAGAAGGCCGCGGTAAGCGCCTCGCGCCTGTTCGCCTATGCGGCGATTCTGCTCGCGCTCGGGCTGGCGGCTTCCTGGTGGCGGCCGCTGGTCCCGCTGGCGGCGATCGCAGCGCTTGGGCTGCATGAAGCGCTCATCTGGTTCAGCCGCCGCGAGGAGAACGAGCGCAGCCCGGTCTTCACGCATGATCCGCTCGGGCTGCGTGTGCTGGCGGTGCTGCCGGGCAGTCCGGCGGAAGCGCTCGGCATTCGGATTGGCGAGGTCATCGCGAAGGCGAACGGCGTCCCGGTGCGCACGAAGGAGCAGCTGCATCAGGCGCTGCGCGCCAATGCGGCGTTCTGCAAGCTGGAGGTGTACAACCGGGACGGCGAGGTGCGCTTCCTGCAGCGCGCGCTCTATGCCGGCGAGCATCACCAGCTCGGCGTGCTGCTCGCGCCGGACGACCGCGTCGCCTTCGTCGCCGTGACGCGGCAGCCGTCGCTGTTCGCGCTGCTGAGGATGCCCTGGACGAAGCTGAAGACGATGTTGGGCCGTCCGGAACCGGCGGCGGAAGCAGAGCAGCCGGGCTTGGGTGCGGCGGACGCCCCGGAGACGAAGCCGGCCGATAGTTCCGCGACATAA
- a CDS encoding S41 family peptidase has protein sequence MSFKGRTVALLVGAAVLASSVVTLAAVDLPSLASGGQAAATGKGLSPQEMQKINSALGIIENKYVTPVEREKIVNGAVHGMISALQDPYSSYMEAEEADQFNHSIEGAFTGIGAEVTMENGEVTVVSPIKGSPAEKAGVKPKDVLLSVNGESLAGKTLNEAVEKIRGPKGTKAKIAIKRAGQSEPIELTVVRDEVDFETVYPKMLDDKIGYIEVRQFSMNTFDRFKEELEKLEKQGMKGLVIDVRSNPGGVLDIVQKMTEQFVPKGKTIVQVENRNKERDKYNSQGTSTAVKPYPVAVLTNKGSASASEIMASALKESAGAKLVGEHTFGKGTVQTSYDSGDGGLIKITIAKWLTPDGNWIHEKGIEPDIVVHQPEYYSVAPLPRDKTLKFDMNDADVKNMQLILDGLGYKPGRTDGYFSKETEAALKSFQSAAGLSATGQVDAKTAEKLEGDILKAMRDPKNDAQLKKAVETVKQEIR, from the coding sequence ATGTCGTTCAAAGGACGGACGGTCGCCTTGCTTGTAGGGGCGGCAGTGCTGGCGAGCAGCGTGGTGACGCTGGCTGCGGTGGATTTGCCCAGTCTGGCCAGCGGAGGACAAGCAGCGGCCACAGGCAAAGGCCTGTCCCCGCAGGAGATGCAGAAGATCAATTCCGCTCTCGGCATTATTGAAAATAAGTATGTAACCCCGGTAGAACGCGAGAAGATTGTGAACGGGGCTGTACATGGCATGATCTCGGCACTTCAGGATCCTTACTCCTCTTATATGGAGGCGGAGGAAGCCGATCAATTCAATCACAGCATCGAAGGCGCCTTTACGGGCATCGGAGCGGAAGTGACGATGGAGAACGGCGAGGTCACGGTCGTGTCCCCGATTAAGGGCTCGCCTGCCGAGAAGGCGGGCGTGAAGCCGAAGGACGTGCTTCTCTCCGTCAACGGCGAGAGCCTGGCAGGCAAGACGTTGAATGAAGCCGTGGAAAAGATTCGCGGCCCGAAAGGCACCAAGGCGAAAATCGCGATCAAGCGCGCAGGACAGTCAGAGCCGATTGAACTGACGGTCGTCCGCGATGAAGTGGATTTCGAGACGGTCTATCCGAAGATGCTGGATGACAAAATCGGATATATTGAGGTGCGCCAATTCTCGATGAACACGTTCGACCGGTTCAAGGAAGAACTCGAGAAGCTGGAGAAGCAGGGCATGAAGGGGCTTGTCATCGACGTGCGCAGCAACCCGGGCGGGGTGCTCGATATTGTGCAGAAGATGACGGAGCAGTTCGTACCGAAGGGCAAGACGATCGTGCAGGTGGAGAACCGCAATAAGGAGCGCGACAAGTACAACTCCCAAGGAACCTCCACAGCCGTGAAGCCGTACCCGGTCGCGGTGCTGACCAATAAGGGCAGCGCGAGCGCTTCCGAGATTATGGCGAGCGCGTTGAAGGAATCCGCCGGAGCGAAGCTGGTCGGCGAGCATACCTTTGGCAAAGGAACGGTGCAGACGAGTTATGATTCGGGCGACGGCGGCCTGATCAAGATTACGATTGCGAAGTGGCTCACTCCGGATGGCAATTGGATTCATGAAAAAGGCATCGAACCGGATATTGTCGTTCATCAGCCGGAATATTACAGTGTCGCTCCGCTTCCCCGGGACAAAACGCTGAAGTTCGATATGAACGATGCGGACGTGAAAAATATGCAGCTTATTCTGGATGGTCTCGGTTATAAGCCGGGCCGTACGGACGGCTATTTCTCCAAGGAGACCGAAGCCGCGCTGAAGTCGTTCCAGAGCGCCGCCGGATTGAGCGCGACTGGCCAGGTGGACGCGAAGACGGCGGAGAAGCTGGAAGGCGACATTTTGAAGGCGATGCGTGATCCGAAGAATGATGCGCAATTGAAAAAAGCGGTAGAAACGGTGAAGCAGGAAATTCGCTAA
- a CDS encoding murein hydrolase activator EnvC family protein — MTKQGWKKKWIALIAGGALLMTLVPPTVGEASELDKVNKQLQDLQRQMQEAEQKQQEADAQKAQAEKLIKKTTKDLNYVVGEIEKKTKEMLDVTLEIDKTEANLEEAAQDLEDIKHRIAEREKLLDSRVQLMYTNGAVSYIDVLFSATSFSDFVDRLDSMQTIASRDKEILTEHKRDKELAVVKKKEIETELKRVKLLYAKLDEAKKNLQLKEKEKKVMIASYEQQAEDNHGVSEEQERLLMEFAKQRAELIRKKNELNAQRQQRKTGQTSRKVYTYSGGKLGLPLQADYYISSPFGYRTDPITGAKSAFHSGIDMATPGGTPIYAAEDGAVIVAEWYGGYGNCVIIDHGNGLWTLYGHIRPGGIKVQKGDTVKRGDKIAEVGQTGRATGNHLHFEVRLNGEQVNPDDYLK; from the coding sequence TTGACTAAGCAAGGATGGAAGAAGAAATGGATTGCCCTGATAGCAGGGGGCGCTCTTCTAATGACACTCGTGCCGCCGACGGTTGGGGAAGCGTCGGAGCTGGATAAAGTGAATAAGCAGCTTCAAGATCTGCAGCGGCAGATGCAGGAAGCGGAACAGAAGCAGCAGGAGGCCGATGCGCAGAAAGCGCAAGCCGAGAAGCTGATTAAGAAGACGACCAAGGATCTGAATTACGTTGTCGGCGAGATCGAGAAGAAGACGAAGGAAATGCTCGACGTGACTCTCGAAATCGACAAGACGGAAGCAAATCTGGAGGAGGCGGCCCAGGATCTCGAGGACATCAAGCACCGGATCGCTGAACGGGAGAAGCTGCTCGATTCGCGCGTGCAGCTGATGTATACGAACGGCGCTGTCTCTTATATCGATGTCTTGTTCAGCGCCACAAGCTTCTCCGACTTCGTCGATCGGCTCGACTCGATGCAGACGATCGCTTCGCGGGACAAGGAAATATTGACCGAGCATAAGCGGGACAAGGAATTGGCCGTCGTCAAGAAGAAGGAGATCGAGACGGAGCTGAAGCGGGTCAAGCTGCTGTATGCGAAGCTGGATGAAGCGAAGAAGAACTTGCAGTTGAAGGAAAAAGAGAAGAAGGTTATGATCGCCAGCTATGAGCAGCAGGCGGAAGACAACCACGGCGTGAGCGAGGAGCAGGAGCGTCTCCTGATGGAATTCGCCAAGCAGCGCGCCGAGCTGATTCGCAAGAAGAATGAGCTGAATGCGCAGCGCCAGCAGCGCAAGACGGGCCAAACGTCGCGGAAAGTATATACGTACTCCGGCGGCAAACTCGGTCTGCCGCTGCAGGCTGACTACTACATTTCTTCGCCGTTCGGTTACCGCACGGATCCGATCACCGGCGCCAAAAGCGCGTTCCACAGCGGCATCGACATGGCGACCCCGGGCGGGACGCCGATCTATGCGGCCGAGGACGGAGCGGTTATCGTAGCCGAGTGGTATGGGGGATACGGCAATTGTGTTATAATTGATCACGGCAACGGGCTCTGGACGCTGTATGGCCATATTCGCCCGGGCGGCATCAAGGTTCAGAAGGGCGATACCGTCAAGCGTGGCGACAAGATCGCGGAAGTCGGCCAGACCGGCCGCGCGACGGGCAACCATCTTCATTTCGAAGTGCGGCTGAACGGCGAACAGGTGAATCCGGACGATTATCTCAAATAA